In a single window of the Neoarius graeffei isolate fNeoGra1 chromosome 28, fNeoGra1.pri, whole genome shotgun sequence genome:
- the LOC132875403 gene encoding uncharacterized protein LOC132875403: MHRQKTQRFFDDQRQKHKKSASHKKVEQLSDEDKTKLIQYTEDMSKDGQPVTALDVYVLTKSNLLHGKGIQLTVVDENGKQLTEERYPGTNKSAGDIKLRLTKSAKSLHLPQAGVQLYGGHFDLIQEDGRIISVSSDPQNALYHAVAQATGNETEDPKKEALVLREKVKKEIQTNLELYTPMLNLQRGYDFSHKNPRKYSITRGSHKEADVALQEYFQSVKFIRSDDRILIRVNHLGFVGENKRVLSARKSSKNTTGILNTSHIPPKDSIRQAWMFMENSGSVTEFRDKNLELYKLISSIKTDNNGQNLIAMEVLGQDHKRALTTGPSDRSQMARKLLADTMITGDVELLLKRCMILHHPLTAQKFRGALGESIPAESHVLSHDGIRGYYKAGYRNLVLEYSRMGILDQNQRERLDQWVIQDQHEDTNSAEYHELLQGLQKNKAEGEHV, encoded by the exons ATGCACAGACAGAAAACTCAGCGTTTCTTTGATGACCAGAGGCAAAAGCACAAGAAATCTGCAAGCCACAAGAAAGTGGAGCAGCTGTCCGATGAGGACAAAACAAAACTAATACAGTATACAGAAGATATGAGCAAAGACGGTCAGCCTGTTACAGCCCTCGATGTGTACGTGCTCACAAAAAGTAACCTGCTCCATGGAAAAGGAATTCAACTCACAGTTGTTGATGAAAACGGAAAACAGCTCACTGAGGAACGGTACCCAGGAACCAACAAATCAGCAGGTGATATAAAACTGAGGTTGACCAAATCTGCAAAATCCCTACATCTACCACA AGCTGGTGTGCAGCTGTATGGTGGCCATTTTGACCTTATACAAGAGGATGGCCGGATAATCAGCGTCAGCTCGGATCCTCAGAACGCTCTTTATCACGCAGTAGCACAAGCAACTGGCAACGAGACAGAAGACCCAAAGAAAGAGGCTTTGGTGCTACGTGAGAAAGTGAAAAAGGAG ATCCAGACAAACCTTGAATTATACACACCCATGCTCAACCTCCAGAGAGGATACGACTTCTCTCACAAAAACCCCAGGAAATACAGCATCACTAGAGGAAGTCATAAGGAGGCTGACGTGGCGCTGCAGGAATACTTCCAGAGTGTTAAATTCATCAGGAGTGACGACCGCATCCTCATCAGAGTGAACCATCTCGGCTTTGTTGGTGAAAATAAAAG AGTTCTAAGTGCTCGGAAGTCCAGTAAGAACACCACTGGGATACTTAACACGAGCCATATTCCCCCAAAGGACTCCATCAGACAAGCCTGGATGTTCATGGAGAACTCAGGCTCAGTGACCGAGTTTAGAGATAAAAACCTGGAGCTTTATAAACTGATCAGCAGCATAAAGACGGACAATAACGGACAGAATCTGATTGCCATGGAGGTTCTGGGACAGGATCACAAGCGGGCTTTAACTACGGGCCCAAGCGACCGCTCGCAGATGGCCAG GAAACTTCTAGCAGACACCATGATCACTGGAGATGTAGAGCTTCTGCTGAAACGCTGCATGATTCTGCATCACCCACTTACCGCACAAAAGTTCAGAGGCGCTCTGG GTGAAAGCATTCCGGCTGAGAGCCATGTTTTGTCCCATGACGGTATCCGAGGCTACTACAAAGCAGGGTACAGAAACCTGGTGTTGGAGTACAGCCGCATGGGAATCCTGGATCAGAACCAGCGTGAGCGTCTGGACCAGTGGGTGATTCAGGACCAGCACGAGGACACAAACAGTGCAGAGTACCACGAGCTTCTGCAGGGATTACAGAAGAACAAGGCAGAGGGAGAACATGTCTAG